The genomic region TCTACAAGCTGACAGGCGCTGTGATGCATTATGGAAACATGAAGTTCAAGCAGAAGCAGCGGGAGGAGCAGGCGGAGCCCGATGGCACAGAGGGTGAGACTTCtcacttttgtctttttatataTCAACGAAGACATGCTGATATTAGCAGTAATGTATTTTTGTCTCTCAGTGGCAGACAAAGTGGCTTTCCTCATGGGTCTAAACTCCGCTGACTTGTTGAAAGGCCTCTGCTACCCCAGAGTGAAAGTGGGGAATGAATATGTCACCAAGGGCCAGACAGTCCCCCAGGTACTCtgacaacaccaacattttacAAGTGATAATGTACAGTAAGGTGTActaatataacaaaataatgcatGAGGTGGAGGCAATGTTATAGCTGAGTTGCATATTCTGCCTGAACTGACTGTGACTTTTAACATCCGGACACCTTGTTACAGCCAGTTACAAATAGAAACATCTAATCAGTTgcatgtataaagagaactggatacagcaacGAAGGTGGGACCCTGTTCATGATATGAAAGTTggtcagtggtgcatgaagccaaaaacattCAACTGCTGCTAGAAAATGACCCAGATGATCAACATTGCCTGCGCATTTTTGGGCCTatagagcaagcacactagagacttccacCAGCTCACCAGTTGACTACATCACTTCGCTAACTTTAATGTGAATAAATTAATTTGTCCGTacagactttccaaatgttgttggacagaatggatcaaattctgtaAATTCAGTCATTTTGCAGGGTCGTGGCACTCAAGAAAATATATTCAccgatttacagacatctctttcacaaagTAAGTCTattggaaaaagtatttttttggcccaatggcatcacctgatggatttggaagttgtaattccatgtttgaccactacgaaaattggcttcaaagcccggtgCACTTCCTTCCATAACAAGTAGCCTGGTTTCAGACCTCTGAATCATGGCTCGTAGCACCTATTTGCTCAGCATGTCATAAACTGTAGGTTGGGTGTTGTGTATTGGGATGGTTTCCATGTGTCCTAGATGGGATTGATAATGGCAACGACAGCTTCCTGCATTGCTTGCAAACCACCTAGCCACATCAgctacaaaaaaagagaaaaaaaaggggttTTAAGTTATGAAAGTAACCCTTAAGCTCtacaatttatttaattatccTGAAAAATGTGAACTGCTACTGATTGGTTAGCCCATTCTTAATCTCTGTAGGTCTTGTGTTTTAGCTTTAATGGGACTAAGAATATTGTTGTCACCTTCCTACATAGCTTGCTAGCTACATATGTGAAAAATAGCAACAGAAAATGCCTAAAAAATGGCGACAAGCATGGATGAGATTGGCAATGCTGTTCAGGTTATTGTAAGTCCACTTACAGAAATACCAAGTCCTAAACTCTTAAGCTTCAGGCAATAGCTTTTCATAGTCAATATCGACTGAATCTGAAGTTGGTGGGATGGCTATGTCAGTCATTATGGTTTAGTCAGGGCAAAATGTAACAAATAACCCCCACTTCTAACTCCACCCTACCCCAATCCATGTGCACTTTGGGCAAGTTTATTTACCCTGTTTGCATAAAATTCCATATTTTGTGTTACTGATTCGTGCATCCTCAAAATCTCCTAATCAGGTCACCAATTCAGTTGGTGCTCTGGCCAAGTCTGTCTATGAGAAGATGTTCTTATGGATGGTTATTCGAATCAATGAGATGCTGGACACCAAGCAACCAAGACAGTTCTTCATTGGGGTGTTGGACATCGCTGGATTTGAAATATTTGATGTGAGTCTGGTAACATTTTGGTCAGTCGATGGTGATGATTCtcagttttgtgttgatatgtcACAAGTTAATGCTTCTCACAGTACAACAGCATGGAGCAACTCTGCATTAATTTCACCAACGAGAAGCTGCAACAGTTTTTCAACCACCACATGTTTGTGTTGGAACAAGAGGAGTACAAGAAAGAAGGGATTGACTGGGAGTTCATTGACTTTGGTATGGACTTGGCAGCCTGCATTGAGCTCATTGAAAAGGTAGGATTAACTTGCTGCACATCGGGAAGTGTTTTACCTAATTTAAGGCACCATATATAATGTATATCTGATACATTCAACAGCCAATGGGCATCTTCTCCATCCTTGAAGAGGAGTGTATGTTCCCCAAGGCATCAGACACTTCTTTTAAGAACAAACTTTATGACCAGCATCTTGGAAAAAACAATGCTTTCCAAAAGCCAAAGGTTGTCAAAGGCAAGCCTGAGGCTCACTTTACTCTGGTGCACTATGCCGGCACTGTGGACTACAACATCTCCGGCTGGCTGGAGAAGAACAAAGACCCTCTGAATGAGTCTGTGGTGCAGCTGTACCAGAAGTCATCAATGAAATTGCTGTCCTTCTTGTATGCTTCATTTTCTGGTGCTGAAGCAGGtacttgtttttaaagcttttcaaaaataatttccAAAGACAGAGTCTACCAAGCATCATACCTTAGAAAATGCCAGATAATTAATTCAGTGTCTGCTTTCTAGAATCGGGTGGAGATGCTGGTGGCAAAGGTGCAAAGAAAGGAGCTAAGAAGAAAGGCGGCTCATTTCAGACGGTGTCTGCAGTTTTCAGGGTACAAAAGTCTTAATAATCTGTTTAGGTATGATTTTTTCTTGTCCTGAATTGATCCCTTAAAATGGTGGTTCCACACATTTCAGCTCTGCTTCCAATAAGCTCCATCCGTCAACAGTAACGGTTGGTTGCATTGTTGAACTTTACGGAGGGCGGATTTGATCCAATGCCAAATCAGGGCAAGAAGCAAAACTTTTTTATTGTCAGTGTTTGACCTTTTAAAAAGATGTAATAACATTTGATCCCCTGCAGGAAAATCTTGGAAAACTAATGACAAATTTGAGGAGCACCCATCCTCATTTTGTGCGTTGCCTGATTCCAAATGAGATAAAAACTCCAGGTACAAAGATCTGACAAACACTGTATGTCTTGTATAAATATGCTGCTTCCGTCTGTTGCCAGTCAGCTCATGTTTATTTCACTGTAGGTATCATGGACAATCACTTGGTTATCCACCAGCTGCGCTGTAACGGTGTGCTGGAGGGTATCAGGATCTGCAGGAAGGGATTCCCCAGCAGGATTATTTATGCTGACTTCAAGCAGAGGTCAGGGAGCTCCCGATAACTACTACTTGTGCTTTCATCTAAGTGATTCCAGTTTGTGATAATCTTTCAATATCCATATTTGAACAGGTACAAAATCCTTAATGCCAGTGCCATCCCTGAAGGACAGTTCATTGATGGAAAGAAAGCTGCAGAGAAGCTTCTTGGTTCAATCGATGTTGACCACACTCAGTACAGATTTGGGGCTACAAAGGTATGTGTCTAAAAGCCTAATAGGGTTACCTTTTAAAGGCGTTTGGAAACACTGTGTATAGATTTTGGccttaaaagcaacacattgattgattttttttttggactggaTGCAGCAATTCTACACAATAATGTTGCAGGTCTTCTTCAAAGCTGGCTTACTCGGCACTCTAGAGGAGCTGCGAGATGAAAAACTAGTTTCTCTAGTGACCCAGACTCAAGCCCTGTGTCGTGGTTATCTCATGAGGAAAGAATTCTCCAAGTTAATTGCTCAAAAGTAAGGTCACCACCCATGTTACTTTACAATGATAGAAACCAAACCAATGCCActtaacactgctgctgtgtatCTTACAGAGACTGTGTCTGGATTCTGCAATATAACCTGCGCTTGTTCATGAATGTGAAGCACTGGCCATGGATGAAGCTGTTCTTTAAAATAAAGCCACTTCTGAAGAGTGCAGAGACTGAAAAGGAAATGGCAACCATGAAAGAGGACTTCATCAAATGTAAGGAGGATCTGGCTAAGTCAGAGTCGAAGAGGAAGGATCTTGAGGAGAAAATGGTTTCTCTTTTACAGGAGAAAAATAACCTCCTTTTGCAAGTGCAATCTGTGAGTGTCACTACAAATGAAAACCACTGATCTCAGTTGAATCATCCAAAGGACATGCACATCAGTGttgttctctctgtttttttttcttaggaCTCAGAAAATCTTTGCGATGCAGAGGAGAGATGCGAAGGCTTGATCAAGAGCAAAATCCAGCTGGAGGCCAAACTCAAAGAGGTGACCGAGAGActggaggatgaggaggaaatGAACGCTGAGTTGACTGCCAAGAAGCGGAAACTTGAAGACGAATGCTCTGAGCTCAAAAAGGACATTGATGACCTGGAGATCACTCTGGCTAAAGTAGAGAAGGAGAAACATGCGACAGAAAACAAGGTTTGTGATTTTGCCCAGTCTGTGTGGTTGGTACCTCCATGTAGCTCCTACTGAATGGAGCAGGGTttctgaaaaacaacatttcaatGAACTTTGGTTGTGGTATATTTGGTCATTGGCCAACTAACAACACATGAGTTTTTGGTGCAGACACAGCCACCATGTGGCCATTTATAAAGCTCTCtgcatttttgctttaacttcTAAACCATGCTCCCTTTTTTGGCagatttttcaacattttcattaAACCTTCATATAACTAGTACATTCAATGTCTGGATGATCCTGGATTAAataccatttttctttttccaattTTACATAAATTGCAAAAATTCTTAATTCTTAATTACTCCTTGTACCAAGCCTTATTTGATCTCACTGGGCTTGATTTTctccaacaacagaaaaacaaaatgtaacatttcaattaaatttGGTCACAGTTACAAACAACAGATACAGCCACCTTAAAATACCACCAAAGCACCATTTATAAAgcagtttgcatttttgcttaTAATCCCTAAACCAGGtccatttctgtctttttctcaattttgaaatatttatttcaaatatagTTTTTTAACACTACACCTGTAATTTTCATCCAGACTTTACTGAATTTGGTAAATTCCATGTATGGACAGTAGGACTaggcaatatattgatattatattgatattgtgatagAGAGATATCGTCAATTGTTGTCAAGTGTTGCCAATtccctggttttaaaggctggattacagtaatgtaattttctgaacttaccagactgttctagctgttctattatttacCTTTACCCTCtaagtcattatatccacattactgattatttatcaaaaatatcaCTGTgagaatattttgtgaaagcaccgatagtcaaccctacaatattgtcgGAATATCGACATCAAGGTATTTTCTCAAAACTATTGTATTTGGTTTTCTTcatatatcgcccagccctaaatCTCAAAGAAAATACAATTTATATTTTTCCAATAATTGGTTGCAAGATTAGAGCAAGCATGGATTACTTAAAATATATTGTCATgatttttatacatattttgcacttttagttgtttttttttattattcatttattacttGTTATTCTATTACATTTGGGTTGACAGCTGCAGTTACTCTGCACATAGagtttacataaaaataaaatgtaagcaACTGTTCATTTGTTTCATTAAAATATATTCAGCTGGTAGTAATTATGTTTCTACATAACAAAAATTTTGAACTTttacacaaaaatatatttatcacttttattttttgcaagGGCATTTAGATGATACATGAACGCATACATCTGAGCATTTGTaactggtgctacatgactatgattactttaaataatTATCTTGTTTTTACAATTAATCCTTGTATTTTTTCTGATCAGTCTTGATATTCTCCGGCATTGGCCAAACTATCTGCTTTCTGAGTACTTACTGGTTGAAATGTTCATAGTTAATGTGTAATAATGAATACTATTTTTTGCAGGTGAAAAACCTGATGGAGGAGCTGGCTGCTCAGGATGAAAACATTGGCAAACTGACCAAAGAGAAGCGAGCCCTTCAGGAGGCTCATCAACAGGCACTGGATGATCTCCAAGCCGAGGAAGACAAAGTCAACTCTCTGGCCAAAGCCAAGGCGAAGCTTGAACAGCAAGTGGATGATGTGAGTTGCTGCAGGCAAGAATATATTTCGGTGTCTCTTGACATCTTAATTAACTCTCTACAATTTGCTTCCAAGCTTGAGGGTTCACTGGAGCAGGAAAAGAAGATCCGCATGGACCAGGAAAGAGCCAAGAGGAAGCTCGAGGGGGATCTGAAACTCACACAAGAATCCCTGATGGACCTGGAAAATGACAAACAACAATCTGAGGAGAAGATTAAGAAGTAAGTTCACAGCACTGATGACGTACAGCATGTATGAGGATAATAAATCTTGGGTTTAAACTGACATCTTGTGTCTTCTTGTCCTTGCAGAAAAGAATTTGAAAACAACCAGCTGCTCAGCAAGATTTCAGACGAGCAAACAATTAACAACCAGTTTCAGAAGAAGATAAAGGAGCTCCACGTAATAAAACTCAGATTAAAGTCATGCATTAATCACACTGATAACATCCCTCATATATGCATACTGCACTTTTTGTTTTAAGGCTCGTATTGAAGAACTAGAGGAAGAAGTTGAGTCTGAACGAGCCGTCAGGGCAAAGATCGAGAAGCAGAGGTCCGACCTCACCAGGGAGATCGAGGAGATCAGCGAGAGGCTGGAGGAGTCCGGAGGAGCCACGGCCGCTCAGATCGAGATGAACAAGAAGCGGGAAGCCGAGTTCCTCAAACTGCGGCGTGACCTGGAGGAGTCCACGCTGCACCACGAGGCCACAACTGCCGCGCTGCGCAAGAAGCAGGCGGACAGCATGGCTGAGCTGGGAGAGCAGATCGATAACCTCCAGAGAATCAAACAGAAACTGGAAAAGGAAAAGAGTGAGATGAGAATGGAGATCGACGATTTGTCTGTTAATATGGAGACAGTTGCAAAAACCAAGGTGAGATTTTATGAATCTGGAATATGGCATTAGCATGAAACATGAATTCAGAtccttaaagtaaaagtactaacaccacactgtgaaaatactccaaaacaaccaaaagtcctgcattcagacTGAAGTTGAGTCacattgtgcagtaaaatgttccctgtcagtgttttactattatacagtatatgatgtATTTGGATAATGAAGCATTTTCCtgctgtggttgtgtgtgttactttcaactcctttatatactgttgggtagtttaatctacagcaatccATCATGTTTTATAATATCATCATGCTTGTAGCTTCACTGTCCTCTGAGAACCATGTATCTCTAAAAAGTCAACCTTTCTCCAGCTGATCCGagagggtttttaaagagtttatttagcttaagaaGTAGGTgaattttctcaacacataaaAACACGTCATCCTTCAGTTTttcacaaacattcaaaatcTGCTCATCTAGACATACACATTCACTGGACAGGATGGGgataaaaaaatctgtaatctgaaaagtaactaaagctgtcagacaaatgtcgCAGAGTAAAACTATAAAGTTGcctaaaatggaaatactatTTTTACACTCCTTTAGGTCAACCTGGAGAAGTCGTGTCGCTCACTTGAAGATCAGCTTCTGGAGCTAAAGACCAAGAATGATGAAAACATGCGGCAAATTTGTGATCTCACCAATCAGAGGGCTCGGTTTCAAGCTGAAAATAGTAagtcttttcttcctcttgttgACCACTCAGTGGTGGAGAAAGTACTTAGGTCCTCTAGGAAAGCAAAtgaataccacactgtaaaagtaATCTGAtacaagtcctgcattgaaaatgtttctCAAGTAATATTATGAATTTTCAGAAAACTatacttaaagggccagtgtgtaatatctGGCCTGGTTTAttatcaaatctgaatctgaatctgaatattctacccattaatatgtttatataagtgtataatcgctataaaataaaattcatttggttttcgtagccttataattatgcttttatatatatatatagcaagggccttgctttagagaggtcgccatcttgcgccNNNNNNNNNNNNNNNNNNNNNNNNNNNNNNNNNNNNNNNNNNNNNNNNNNNNNNNNNNNNNNNNNNNNNNNNNNNNNNNNNNNNNNNNNNNNNNNNNNNNNNNNNNNNNNNNNNNNNNNNNNNNNNNNNNNNNNNNNNNNNNNNNNNNNNNNNNNNNNNNNNNNNNNNNNNNNNNNNNNNNNNNNNNNNNNNNNNNNNNNNNNNNNNNNNNNNNNNNNNNNNNNNNNNNNNNNNNNNNNNNNNNNNNNNNNNNNNNNNNNNNNNNNNNNNNNNNNNNNNNNNNNNNNNNNNNNNNNNNNNNNNNNNNNNNNNNNNNNNNNNNNNNNNNNNNNNNNNNNNNNNNNNNNNNNNNNTTTTTGGAGtactcaaataaactggcctttttcccgaatgctactctggtctcctgctcgtgagggattcattacaatatcgtaacatggtttagatttctaaataaacattcaccttgtcgctagatagacctactcctgagaaACTcttgtctgcgcaaggctttttgtccctacgaggccaccgtcatttacccgacgggaggggtgagcgagtgagccctgcaatctagaatttgaccactgatatcactgttttcaacccattttacacactggccctttaaagtactaaaagagaaaaatgtccCTTGTTGCTGttcttttattatatattattagattattattattacttgtgcattaatgtaaaagcaggattttactgttTTAGCTGGTGTTGAATTATtaacaaatgattattttcattttgaattcatccgctgattattttctccattaatcgaTTGATTGGTTTGTAAACATCCTGAAAATAGTGAGAAATCGGTTTACTTCTTAACAAAACATTATACTTCTGAAAACTCTTTATATGTTTTGCATGCAAACATTTTAACTTgtaagctgtcagacaaatacagagaagtaaaaagtacaatattcccCACTAAATTGTAGTAGAAGTACGAAACAGCATGAAATAGGAATACTCAAGTGAAGTTCAAGTAGATGTAAAAAGTAAAGGTACTTGAATATATATAATTAGTTGCATCCCACCACTGAGTTTAATTTCTTATGTGGCTCATTTTAGCTGAATGCTCGCGTCAaatggaagagagagagagtctcaTCTCCCAGCTGACGAGAGGGAAACAGGGATTCACCACACAGATTGATGAGCTGAAAAGACTGATCGAGGAGGAAACAAAGGTAATCAGAGGTTTGCAAACACTGGCACTTCTTCTTCTGCGTCACTTGTCTTGGTTCATGACATTCCTCATCGATGTCTTCCTCGATAGGCAAAAAACGCCCTGGCTCACAGTTTACAGTCGGCCCGTCATGACTGTGACCTCCTGCGAGAGCAGtatgaggaggagcaggaggccaAAGCTGAGCTGCAGCGCAGTTTGTCCAAAGCAAACACTGAGGTGGCTCTGTGGAGGAACAAATATGAGACTGATGCCATCCAACGCACCGAGGAGCTGGAGGAAGCAAAGTAATTATACACTGAGATTAAATCAATACATCAGGCTAATGCTGGCTAAAAGTAAATATTAGATAGCAAACAGTTCCTTATGTGATGAAGAGTAAAAGAGTgtacattatatttaatttattttgattaacattagattaaaaaacattaaagatagttttttttctgttgattcTGATTTCAATACACACTTCATTTTGTGGGTTTATAAGTAGAATAATCTAATAATCATCCAATAAAATTCAACAATGTTTGAGGAGGTTTATTGGAAAGGATGCTGTAATTTTTTACtaataaggaaaataaagacagtgtttATTTGGATGACTACCAGTTAATAATTCCAATTAATTGCTAGCACAGCTGAGCAAactaaaatattattaatttctGTAGGCAAGCATGTACACTATGAAGGACAATGTTTCCAGTTATAATTGAACAAtgactaaatatttaaaattgatttttttttttttctggaattAATTTCCGGAAACTGGTTTTAAACTCAACACAACAAATTAAATTCTGGCTAAAATAGCTGCAACAATAAAACTGTATTTCTCTCTATTTTAAGTGTTATATAATATTGTTATTTCCAGCAAACAAGAAAATCATTAGGAAATAACAGACACATAAAATAAAGCTTTACTTTCAGAGAAAGTTCCTTATAAAGAAAGCTGTGATTGTTTACACagattttaatgaaaataaggTTGGTGTTTATTTGGCACAGTACATATTGATTTATTCCAGTTAGTTGCTTGCGCAAACTACGGAGTCTTGTAGTTCACAGCTCAACATTCAACAATACAAAATGTTCCTACAGGCAATCATTCAGTCCAGTATATACTGCATGAGGGATAATATCTTCAATAATATTTGAACAGTGACTTTtgtaataaaataacatttgtctttatttttcgagtaagatattatatttttatttccattAAACTTCCAAGGAAATTATTCGGAATTTACAGACCTGTAAAATACAGCATTACCTGTCAAAAACATGGATATCCGTCATACTGGTTGTATTCCAACACTGACTTTATCTTAAGTCCCTTACAAAGTTCATTCCTGACAGGAAAAAGCTCGCCCAGCGCCTCCAAGAGGCTGAAGAACATATTGAGGCAGTGAACTCAAAGTGTGCCTCGCTGGAGAAAACTAAACAGAGACTTCAGAATGAGATGGAGGATCTCATGGTGGATGTGGAAAGGTCCAACAGCTTAGCTGCCACCCTCGACAAGAAGCAGAGAAGCTTTGACAAGGTATTGTGCATTACACCACATACAGTAGATGAGATCTTTATTTCACATCATTAATTATGAGTAGCTAATGTTTCAATGAATTCAGGTCGTAGCTGAGTGGAAGCAGAAGTACGAGGAGTCTCAGGCGGAGCTGGAAAGCTCTCAGAAAGAGTCTCGATCTCTGAGCACTGAGCTTTTCAAACTGAAGAACTCCTACGAAGAAGCACTGGATCATCTGGAGACCatgaaaagggaaaataaaaacctgCAACGTGAGTGAAATGTTATTGTGAGAAAATGAAAGTTTatgtgaaacatttttaaatcaatgaTTGATTCTGAAAACACAGAGGAGATCTCAGACTTGACGGAGCAACTCGTGGAGGCCGGCAAGACAATTCATGAGCTGGAGAAGTTCAAGAAGcaggtggagacagaaaaatatGACATGCAAACCTCCCTTGAAGAAGCTGAGGTATGGCTGATAACACACCATCAAATGCTtcctcagtgaaaacatggcACAAAGCATTGGTGTAATTAACCACTGATGTGTTTAAAGGCTTCCCTGGAGCAAGAGGAGTCCAAGATCCTGCGTGTGCAGATGGAGCTGAACCAGTTAAAGGCTGAAGTTGACAGAAAAGTGGCGGAGAAAGACGAGGAGATCGACCAGCTGAAGAGAAACAACCAGAGAGTGATGGAGTCCATGCAGGCCACACTGGACGCAGAGGTCCGCAGCAGAAATGACGCCCtgagggtgaagaagaagatggagggCGACCTCAATGAGATGGAGATCCAGTTGAGTCATGCTAACAGGCAGGCGGCCGAGGCTCAGAAGCAACTGAGGAATGTTCAAGGGCAACTCAAGGTACATAGCATAGAGTTAAAGCAGGAATATGTAGCTTTTAAAAGAGGAAGTAACTTAATCTTCCTCTTGCAAATGAAAAGTTTATGAGCCAAAAATTGCACCATTGCTCAtgaccatgaaatgtttttgcatgaaaaaattACTGAAACAATGTTCAAAAAACTTGCCAGTTAAGTCCCTGCCAATAGACTgatcaactaattgtttcagctgtacTTATACATTTCCATGTGTTGTACAGAAAACTTGATTTGTAAAATAACTCAAGACTAAAGCTGTCAAATTATTGTAGTGAAGTAATACAT from Epinephelus moara isolate mb chromosome 18, YSFRI_EMoa_1.0, whole genome shotgun sequence harbors:
- the LOC126405121 gene encoding myosin heavy chain, fast skeletal muscle-like gives rise to the protein MSSDAEMAQYGPAAIFLRKPEKERVEAQNRPFDARTACFVPNAKELYIKGLIQNKDCGQVTVKTEADEIVTVKEEDCHPMNPPKYDKIEDMAMMTHLNEPSVLFNLKDRYAAWMIYTYSGLFCVTVNPYKWLPVYDPIVVAAYRGKKRMEAPPHIFSVSDNAYQNMLTDRENQSVLITGESGAGKTVNTKRVIQYFATIAVAGGDKKEHSSGKIQGTLEDQIISANPLLEAFGNAKTVRNDNSSRFGKFIRIHFGTTGKLASADIETYLLEKSRVSFQLSEERSYHIFYQILTGHKPELIEMLLITTNPYDYPMISQGQITVASIDDKEELVATDTATDVLGFTTDEKMSIYKLTGAVMHYGNMKFKQKQREEQAEPDGTEVADKVAFLMGLNSADLLKGLCYPRVKVGNEYVTKGQTVPQVTNSVGALAKSVYEKMFLWMVIRINEMLDTKQPRQFFIGVLDIAGFEIFDYNSMEQLCINFTNEKLQQFFNHHMFVLEQEEYKKEGIDWEFIDFGMDLAACIELIEKPMGIFSILEEECMFPKASDTSFKNKLYDQHLGKNNAFQKPKVVKGKPEAHFTLVHYAGTVDYNISGWLEKNKDPLNESVVQLYQKSSMKLLSFLYASFSGAEADAGGKGAKKGAKKKGGSFQTVSAVFRENLGKLMTNLRSTHPHFVRCLIPNEIKTPGIMDNHLVIHQLRCNGVLEGIRICRKGFPSRIIYADFKQRYKILNASAIPEGQFIDGKKAAEKLLGSIDVDHTQYRFGATKVFFKAGLLGTLEELRDEKLVSLVTQTQALCRGYLMRKEFSKLIAQKDCVWILQYNLRLFMNVKHWPWMKLFFKIKPLLKSAETEKEMATMKEDFIKCKEDLAKSESKRKDLEEKMVSLLQEKNNLLLQVQSDSENLCDAEERCEGLIKSKIQLEAKLKEVTERLEDEEEMNAELTAKKRKLEDECSELKKDIDDLEITLAKVEKEKHATENKVKNLMEELAAQDENIGKLTKEKRALQEAHQQALDDLQAEEDKVNSLAKAKAKLEQQVDDLEGSLEQEKKIRMDQERAKRKLEGDLKLTQESLMDLENDKQQSEEKIKKKEFENNQLLSKISDEQTINNQFQKKIKELHARIEELEEEVESERAVRAKIEKQRSDLTREIEEISERLEESGGATAAQIEMNKKREAEFLKLRRDLEESTLHHEATTAALRKKQADSMAELGEQIDNLQRIKQKLEKEKSEMRMEIDDLSVNMETVAKTKVNLEKSCRSLEDQLLELKTKNDENMRQICDLTNQRARFQAENTECSRQMEERESLISQLTRGKQGFTTQIDELKRLIEEETKAKNALAHSLQSARHDCDLLREQYEEEQEAKAELQRSLSKANTEVALWRNKYETDAIQRTEELEEAKKKLAQRLQEAEEHIEAVNSKCASLEKTKQRLQNEMEDLMVDVERSNSLAATLDKKQRSFDKVVAEWKQKYEESQAELESSQKESRSLSTELFKLKNSYEEALDHLETMKRENKNLQQEISDLTEQLVEAGKTIHELEKFKKQVETEKYDMQTSLEEAEASLEQEESKILRVQMELNQLKAEVDRKRPGMLRRRLRRPSLM